Proteins co-encoded in one Lacerta agilis isolate rLacAgi1 chromosome 6, rLacAgi1.pri, whole genome shotgun sequence genomic window:
- the LOC117048589 gene encoding uncharacterized protein LOC117048589, with protein MDTLTASSVSNRPWVLQFFRNLFGSSRHVTQEGQRTKAKDEDNAKSELLESPLPDKGLEATLPGKEPDATNTSPNEICGGLMGSCPEELSLLKEISLGDTTPTKENKLPTSFHSARMEMGDSGGFADPMISGMAKDPCEKVPVTGEKEEESDDRETVGKDEFPQVLCADDGVAMSAGSMTDVKGCSVEEEREHLLKEDVQEEPPKADLSPWNRLLNMYKQRRWLPASKVDIPVQPVVEDDATLDLMVYGIATPKAHVTLSNSSAVASACGLPENEDGEVAGDCETALRGPGRNYAGSLEHPKNVH; from the exons ATGGATACTCTCACAGCCTCCTCTGTTTCCAACAGGCCCTGGGTGCTCCAGTTCTTCAGAAACCTCTTTGGGAGCAGCAGGCATGTCACGCAGGAGGGGCAGAGAACCAAGGCGAAAGACGAAGATAACGCCAAGAGTGAACTCCTGGAGTCTCCTCTGCCCGATAAGGGCCTTGAAGCAACCTTGCCGGGCAAAGAGCCTGATGCCACCAATACTTCTCCCAATGAGATCTGTGGGGGGTTGATGGGCAGCTGCCCTGAAGAGCTATCGTTGCTGAAGGAAATAAGCCTGGGAGACACTACCCCTACGAAAGAGAACAAACTGCCCACTTCATTTCACTCCGCTAGGATGGAGATGGGAGACTCAGGTGGCTTTGCTGACCCCATGATAAGTGGCATGGCCAAGGACCCATGTGAGAAAGTTCCTGTCacgggagagaaggaagaagaatctGATGACAGGGAGACGGTGGGAAA GGATGAATTTCCCCAGGTCCTATGTGCAGATGATGGAGTTGCCATGTCTGCTGGATCCATGACTGATGTTAAAGGCTGTAGCGTTGAAGAGGAAAGAGAGCATCTACTGAAAG AAGATGTACAAGAAGAACCTCCAAAAGCAGACCTCTCTCCATGGAACAGACTCCTCAATATGTACAAGCAGCGCCGGTGGCTTCCTGCTTCTAAAGTG gATATTCCAGTACAACCAGTTGTTGAAGATGATGCTACATTGGATCTAATGGTTTATGGAATTGCAACGCCCAAAGCTCATGTCACCCTGTCAAATTCCTCTGCAGTTGCCAGTGCTTGTGG GCTTCCTGAAAATGAAGATGGAGAAGTGGCTGGTGACTGTGAGACGGCACTCAGAGGCCCAGGAAGAAATTATGCTGGAAGTCTGGAGCACCCTAAG AATGTACACTGA